One genomic window of Micropterus dolomieu isolate WLL.071019.BEF.003 ecotype Adirondacks linkage group LG06, ASM2129224v1, whole genome shotgun sequence includes the following:
- the klhl20 gene encoding kelch-like protein 20: MDAKPMRRATSARQDATGMDITSRCTLGDPNKLPEGVPQPARMPYVSDKHPRQTLEVINLLRKHRELCDVVLVVGAKKIYAHRVILSACSPYFRAMFTGELAESRQTEVVIRDIDERAMELLIDFAYTSQVTVEEGNVQTLLPAACLLQLAEIQEACCEFLKRQLDPSNCLGIRAFADTHSCRELLRIADKFTQHNFQEVMESEEFMLLPANQLIDIISSDELNVRSEEQVFNAVMAWVKYSIQERRPQLPQVLQHVRLPLLSPKFLVGTVGSDPLIKSDEECRDLVDEAKNYLLLPQERPLMQGPRTRPRKPIRCGEVLFAVGGWCSGDAISSVERYDPQTNEWRMVASMSKRRCGVGVSVLDDLLYAVGGHDGSSYLNSVERYDPKTNQWSSDVAPTSTCRTSVGVAVLGGYLYAVGGQDGVSCLNIVERYDPKENKWTRVASMSTRRLGVAVAVLGGFLYAVGGSDGTSPLNTVERYNPQENRWHTVSPMGTRRKHLGCAVYQDMIYSVGGRDDTTELSSAERYNPRTNQWSPVVAMTSRRSGVGLAVVNGQLMAVGGFDGTTYLKTIEVYDPDANTWRLYGGMNYRRLGGGVGVIKMTHCESHIW, encoded by the exons ATGGACGCAAAACCAATGCGCAG GGCCACCAGCGCACGCCAAGACGCCACTGGAATGGACATCACCAGCCGCTGTACTCTGGGGGACCCCAACAAGCTCCCTGAAGGGGTCCCCCAGCCTGCACGCATGCCGTATGTCTCGGACAAACACCCACGACAGACCCTGGAGGTGATCAACCTGTTGCGAAAACACCGTGAGCTTTGTGACGTGGTGCTGGTGGTGGGTGCCAAGAAGATTTATGCTCACCGTGTGATCCTGTCCGCCTGCAGCCCCTACTTCAG GGCGATGTTCACTGGAGAGCtggcagagagcaggcagactgAAGTGGTTATCCGTGACATCGATGAGAGAGCCATGGAGCTGCTCATTGACTTTGCCTACACCTCACAG GTGACTGTAGAGGAGGGAAATGTCCAGACGCTGCTTCCCGCAGCCTGTCTTCTCCAGCTTGCTGAGATTCAGGAGGCCTGCTGCGAGTTCCTCAAGAGGCAGCTCGATCCCTCCAACTGTCTGGGCATCAGGGCCtttgcagacacacactcctgccgCGAGCTGCTCCGCATTGCGGACAAGTTCACCCAGCACAATTTTCAGGAG GTAATGGAAAGTGAAGAGTTCATGCTGCTACCTGCCAACCAGTTGATTGACATCATTTCCAGCGATGAGCTCAATGTTCGAAGCGAGGAGCAGGTTTTCAATGCTGTGATGGCCTGGGTGAAATACAGCATCCAGGAACGCAGACCACAGCTACCGCAG GTCCTGCAGCATGTGCGTCTACCACTGCTAAGCCCCAAGTTCCTAGTGGGCACCGTTGGGTCAGACCCTCTCATTAAAAGTGACGAAGAGTGCAG agACCTGGTTGATGAGGCTAAGAATTACCTGCTGCTACCACAGGAGAGGCCGCTGATGCAGGGCCCCAGAACCCGGCCGAGGAAACCCATCCGCTGTGGAGAGGTGCTCTTTGCAG TTGGTGGTTGGTGCAGCGGTGACGCTATTTCCAGCGTGGAGCGTTACGATCCCCAGACCAACGAGTGGCGAATGGTAGCATCAATGAGTAAACGGCGATGTGGAGTCGGTGTCAGTGTTTTGGATGACTTGTTGTATGCGGTGGGAGGTCATGATGGCTCGTCGTACCTCAACTCTGTGGAGAG ATATGATCCAAAGACAAATCAGTGGAGCAGCGATGTGGCCCCCACGAGCACTTGTCGTACCAGTGTGGGAGTGGCTGTCCTCGGTGGTTATCTGTATGCTGTAGGGGGACAGGACGGCGTTTCCTGTCTCAACATTGTAGAAAG GTATGATCCTAAGGAGAACAAATGGACTCGTGTGGCCTCCATGAGCACCAGGCGACTGGGTGTAGCTGTGGCTGTACTGGGGGGGTTCCTGTACGCTGTAGGAGGGTCTGATGGAACATCACCACTAAATACGG tGGAACGCTACAACCCTCAAGAGAACCGTTGGCACACCGTGTCTCCCATGGGAACCAGGAGGAAGCACCTTGGCTGTGCAGTCTACCAGGACATGATTTACTCTGTTGGAGGGAGAGACGACACCACAGAGCTGAGCAGTGCTGAGCGGTACAACCCCCGGACCAACCAGTGGTCTCCTGTGGTGGCCATGACGTCCAGACGGAGCGGG GTGGGCTTGGCTGTGGTGAATGGTCAGCTGATGGCAGTTGGAGGCTTTGATGGGACAACGTATCTCAAAACTATAGAAGTGTACGACCCTGATGCCAACACATGGAG GTTGTATGGAGGAATGAACTACCGTCGGCTAGGTGGAGGTGTGGGTGTCATTAAAATGACTCACTGTGAATCCCACATATGGTAA